The following are encoded in a window of Haliaeetus albicilla chromosome 1, bHalAlb1.1, whole genome shotgun sequence genomic DNA:
- the MFSD8 gene encoding major facilitator superfamily domain-containing protein 8, whose translation MAAEVSGPEVGGEGQEPLLSAGEAAAAEEEEEKEESRDVVETQEHYKSRWRSIWIMYLTMFLSSVGFSIVIMSVWPYLQKIDPTADASFLGWIIASYSIGQMVASPLFGLWSNYRPRREPLVISTAISVAANCLYAYVHVPHSHNKYYMLTARALVGFGAGNVAVVRSYIAGATSLTERTSAMANTSACQAVGFILGPVFQTCFTLIGEEGITWKLIRLQLNMYTAPVLFGALLGVINIILIFAILREHRVDDLGRQCKSINFEGEESGVLDQDAEGNVDHVAVVAINFLFFVILFVFAVFETIATPLTMDMYSWTRKEAVFYNGIILSVVGIESVIVFMVVKTLSKKTGERAILHGGLLIVLVGFFILLPWGKKLPNIQWQEIKNNSIPRTTSIEMLMPFWSLQAMQLPSNHTVEPVGCPVTQSWCLNTPMIYLAQYISSDILIGLGYPVCNVMSYTLYSKILGPKPQGVYMGWLTASGSGARILGPVFVSQVYTHLGPRWAFSLICGVVVVSLLLLEIVYKRLIAFSVRYGRMQEESC comes from the exons ATGGCGGCCGAGGTCTCCGGTCCGGAGGTGGGTGGTGAGGGGCAGGAGCCTTTGCTGAGTGCCggagaggcggcggcggcggaggaggaggaggagaaggaggagagcag GGATGTTGTGGAAACACAAGAGCATTATAAGAGCAGGTGGCGATCCATCTGGATTATGTATCTTACCATGTTTCTCAGTAGTGTAG GTTTCTCAATTGTAATTATGTCTGTGTGGCCATATCTCCAAAAG ATTGATCCGACAGCAGATGCGAGTTTCTTGGGCTGGATTATAGCTTCTTATAGCATTGGCCAAATGGTTGCCTCTCCCCTGTTTGGCTTGTGGTCCAATTACAGGCCAAGGAGAGAACCTCTCGTTATTTCAACTGCTATTTCAGTAGCTGCTAATTGTCTTTATGCCTACGTTCATGTACCTCATTCACACAACAAATACTACATGCTGACTGCACGTGCTCTTGTGGGATTTGGAGCAG gaaacgTGGCTGTAGTTCGATCGTATATTGCGGGTGCCACTTCTCTTACGgaaagaacaagtgccatggCCAATACCAGTGCCTGCCAAGCAGTTGGCTTCATATTAGGACCAG tttttcaGACATGTTTTACACTTATTGGAGAAGAAGGAATAACATGGAAATTAATTCGTCTTCAGTTGAACATGTATACGGCACCAGTTTTATTTGGAGCTCTCTTAGGAGTTATTAATATTATTCTCATCTTTGCCATACTCAG AGAGCATCGAGTGGATGACCTGGGTCGGCAATGCAAAAGTATCAATTTTGAAGGAGAAG AAAGTGGTGTTCTGGATCAGGATGCAGAAGGAAACGTTGACCATGTTGCTGTGGTAGcaatcaattttcttttctttgtcatcTTGTTTGTGTTTGCTGTCTTTGAAAC TATAGCTACTCCATTGACGATGGATATGTATTCCTGGACCAGGAAAGAAGCTGTTTTTTATAATGGAATAATCCTTAGTGTGGTCGGCATTGAATCGGTTATTGTTTTCATGGTGGTTAAAACACTATCTAAAAA GACTGGTGAGCGTGCTATACTCCATGGAGGCTTACTGATTGTCTTGGTTGGATTCTTTATCTTACtgccttgggggaaaaaactaCCAAATATCCAGTGGCAAG aaataaagaataacTCCATTCCCAGAACAACTTCCATTGAAATGTTAATGCCTTTCTGGAGTTTGCAAGCAATGCAGCTTCCATCCAACCACACAGTGGAACCCGTAGGCTGCCCTGTCACACAGTCCTGGTGCCTGAATACTCCGATGATCTATCTGGCCCAGTACATCAGCTCTGACATACTAATAGGATTGGGCTATCCAGTTTGTAATGTCATGTCCTACACTTTATACTCAAAAATTCTAGGACCAAAGCCTCAG GGTGTCTACATGGGATGGTTAACCGCCTCTGGAAGTGGAGCACGGATACTTGGGCCTGTTTTTGTGAGCCAAGTATACACTCACCTGGGACCACGCTGGGCATTTAGCTTAATCTGTGGAGTAGTTGTAGTCTCTCTCTTACTCTTGGAGATAGTATACAAGAGACTAATTGCATTTTCTGTCAGATATGGAAGGATGCAAGAAGAGAGTTGTTAA